One genomic region from Leguminivora glycinivorella isolate SPB_JAAS2020 chromosome 8, LegGlyc_1.1, whole genome shotgun sequence encodes:
- the LOC125228540 gene encoding MORN repeat-containing protein 4 homolog, protein MVDVVDPGVVKTGAYKYEDGTRYVGEWNSKGQKHGMGHLVLPDGTRYDGALNGGLCSGLGVMAFPDGAKYEGEFMQGWFHGHGVFWRADGMKFEGEFRGGRVWGLGLVTFSDGSNGFPRNEGFFQDCRLVRRKRCPEVVQRAQKVAYMARAQCQPL, encoded by the exons TAGTAGACCCCGGTGTGGTGAAGACCGGCGCATACAAGTATGAAGATGGGACCCGTTACGTAGGAGAGTGGAACTCAAAGGGCCAGAAACATGGTATGGGGCACTTGGTGCTGCCAGATGGCACGCGGTACGATGGCGCACTGAACGGTGGACTCTGCTCCGGGCTCGGGGTTATGGCGTTTCCTGATGGTGCCAA ATACGAAGGTGAATTTATGCAAGGCTGGTTCCACGGACATGGGGTGTTCTGGCGCGCAGACGGCATGAAGTTTGAGGGGGAGTTCAGAGGCGGACGCGTTTGGGGGCTGG GATTGGTGACCTTCAGCGATGGTAGCAATGGGTTCCCCCGTAACGAGGGGTTCTTCCAGGACTGCAGACTGGTGCGTCGCAAGCGATGTCCAGAGGTCGTGCAACGTGCACAGAAGGTCGCTTACATGGCCAGAGCACAGTGCCAACCTTTGTAA